A region from the uncultured Draconibacterium sp. genome encodes:
- the dnaB gene encoding replicative DNA helicase, with protein sequence MNETTENLRGRMILQDRIPPQATDVEAIVLGALMLENEAYQSVSTLLSAESFYKYEHRKIFEVIESIATQNKPVDLLIVTQALKDKRLLQDIGGPAFITQLTRQVASAAHIEHHARIIAQKHLQRELIKASTQIQVKAYDDTTDVTEIVDEWIKLGNDLDNTSNIADSGVLMSDVLTSTVQEIEEDCKRTKENKTAGIPTGFKSLDFSTGGWRQGNFIVLAARPGVGKTSFALFFAMEAAKAGYWVNLFSFEMNKEDLARIVVATESGVYRSNIRDGVLEDSDWHKMNEAIARIEKLPILFHDASGMTVNQVHASVRKNKKNGRCDFAIVDYLQLVRSSASKQIRELEVSEISRMLKSTALNEKIPVLALSQLNRSADNETPKLSHLRESGAIEQDADIVCFLSKQESQSNTVRFTIAKHRRGRLGDIEIQCNDEMTRFVESNNYK encoded by the coding sequence ATGAATGAGACAACTGAAAATTTAAGAGGTCGGATGATTTTACAGGATAGAATACCACCACAAGCAACGGATGTTGAGGCTATTGTTCTCGGAGCATTGATGTTGGAGAATGAAGCGTATCAGTCTGTCTCAACATTACTGTCTGCAGAAAGCTTTTACAAGTACGAGCATAGAAAGATTTTTGAGGTAATTGAGTCGATTGCAACTCAAAATAAGCCTGTTGACTTATTAATAGTAACTCAAGCACTAAAAGACAAAAGATTGCTACAGGATATTGGCGGGCCTGCCTTCATCACTCAACTAACAAGACAAGTTGCATCTGCCGCCCACATCGAACATCATGCCCGTATTATTGCACAAAAACACCTGCAACGTGAGCTAATCAAAGCTTCTACACAAATACAGGTGAAAGCATATGATGACACAACTGATGTTACTGAAATTGTTGACGAATGGATTAAACTTGGAAACGATTTAGACAACACATCAAACATCGCAGACTCAGGAGTTTTAATGAGTGATGTACTTACCAGTACAGTTCAAGAAATTGAAGAAGATTGCAAAAGAACGAAAGAAAACAAAACAGCAGGAATACCTACCGGTTTTAAATCGCTTGATTTTAGTACCGGTGGTTGGCGGCAGGGAAACTTTATTGTTCTTGCAGCACGACCAGGTGTAGGAAAAACTTCGTTTGCATTATTCTTTGCGATGGAAGCTGCAAAAGCTGGGTATTGGGTGAACCTGTTTAGTTTCGAAATGAACAAGGAAGATTTAGCCAGAATTGTAGTTGCTACGGAAAGCGGTGTTTACCGTTCCAATATCAGAGATGGTGTTTTAGAAGATTCTGACTGGCACAAAATGAACGAGGCAATTGCACGTATAGAAAAATTGCCCATTTTATTTCATGATGCAAGTGGAATGACGGTTAACCAAGTACATGCATCTGTTAGGAAGAACAAGAAAAACGGTCGATGCGACTTTGCAATAGTTGATTATTTACAGTTGGTAAGATCTTCAGCAAGTAAACAGATTAGAGAACTTGAGGTTTCGGAAATAAGCAGGATGCTTAAATCAACAGCATTGAATGAAAAGATACCTGTATTAGCTCTATCCCAGTTAAACCGGAGCGCAGACAACGAAACACCAAAACTATCGCATTTAAGAGAATCCGGGGCTATTGAACAGGATGCAGATATAGTATGCTTTTTAAGCAAACAGGAATCACAAAGCAATACTGTAAGATTCACGATCGCCAAGCACCGAAGGGGCCGATTAGGAGATATTGAGATACAATGCAATGATGAGATGACACGGTTTGTAGAATCAAATAATTATAAATAG
- a CDS encoding tyrosine-type recombinase/integrase has translation MAIKVTLRETVISKNRRSLYLDFYPGFNDSKTGKLKRREVLRMYVVDKPRTKAERAFNKDTRAEADKIRAQRQVELNRYSAYTDDQKKEIEQKKLSEGCFVSYYQGIVEGKIARRTIKKKQTEALKREGDSIWKAGLLYLRNYTEHEQGHPAIAFNELTADFFNGFRDYLLTADSLHNKQGKKISQNSASVYFSKVYSTLLQAEEKGFLTKRISNDVVQIESQETHREVLTIAELKKLIEIECEVPLLKRAALFSALTGLRISDIKKLKWSEITFDKDSGRYRMPYRQQKTTRINYMVISEQAVKLAGERGAPDKLVFDGLSRRYTSYHLQKLYNWVLRSGITKTIKFHNFRHTYATLQLEAGTDIYTVSKNLGHTNLKTTEIYAKIVDSKKEAAADAIDLGL, from the coding sequence ATGGCAATTAAAGTAACATTACGCGAAACGGTTATTAGCAAAAATAGAAGGTCCTTGTACCTTGATTTTTACCCGGGATTTAATGATTCAAAAACTGGGAAATTAAAAAGGCGCGAAGTATTGCGTATGTATGTTGTGGATAAACCACGTACCAAAGCAGAACGTGCCTTTAATAAAGATACACGAGCAGAGGCCGATAAAATACGCGCACAACGCCAGGTTGAATTAAACCGATACAGTGCATACACCGACGATCAGAAAAAGGAAATAGAACAGAAAAAGCTAAGCGAAGGATGTTTTGTCAGTTATTACCAGGGGATAGTTGAAGGTAAAATAGCACGTAGGACAATTAAAAAAAAACAGACAGAGGCTTTAAAACGCGAAGGTGATTCTATTTGGAAAGCTGGATTGTTGTATTTGCGAAATTATACGGAACACGAACAAGGGCACCCAGCGATTGCATTTAATGAACTTACGGCGGATTTTTTTAATGGCTTTCGTGATTATTTATTGACAGCGGATAGCCTACACAATAAACAAGGAAAGAAGATCTCTCAGAATAGCGCATCGGTTTATTTTTCGAAAGTATATTCAACATTGTTACAAGCAGAAGAAAAAGGATTTCTGACAAAAAGGATATCAAACGATGTTGTGCAGATTGAATCTCAAGAAACTCACCGGGAAGTATTAACGATTGCCGAGTTAAAAAAACTTATTGAAATTGAATGTGAAGTACCCTTGCTTAAACGTGCTGCGTTGTTTTCGGCCTTAACAGGATTGAGAATTTCTGACATAAAAAAACTAAAATGGTCTGAAATAACTTTTGATAAAGATTCTGGTCGTTATCGTATGCCATACCGTCAGCAGAAGACCACCCGTATAAATTATATGGTAATTAGTGAACAGGCGGTAAAATTAGCAGGTGAACGAGGCGCACCAGATAAACTTGTTTTTGATGGATTAAGTAGGCGTTATACGTCCTATCACCTACAGAAACTTTATAATTGGGTGTTACGTTCGGGTATCACAAAAACAATCAAATTCCATAACTTCAGGCACACCTATGCAACACTTCAATTAGAGGCAGGAACAGACATTTACACCGTTTCAAAAAATTTAGGACATACCAATTTGAAAACGACTGAAATTTATGCAAAGATTGTTGATAGTAAAAAGGAGGCAGCTGCTGATGCAATTGATTTAGGGCTCTAA
- a CDS encoding helix-turn-helix domain-containing protein, which yields MDKIRRNYKLPNREEKLRFMRALEANGMNKSQTARELNISRTTLHRYFNENWETYLKEKDKVNRGSEAIVAKQMLLSFDAENARIKLEDSCARAIDLMNERINTQSTEINSRELIQFISTLLPYLLDKKAIMGVKEAEETAPKRPSVVQAFLDNLNKAKDLKPV from the coding sequence ATGGATAAAATTAGAAGAAATTATAAGCTGCCCAATCGTGAAGAAAAATTAAGGTTTATGAGGGCGCTGGAAGCTAATGGTATGAATAAAAGCCAAACAGCACGAGAACTGAATATCTCACGAACAACGCTGCATCGTTATTTTAACGAAAATTGGGAGACTTACCTAAAGGAAAAGGATAAGGTTAATCGTGGTAGTGAAGCAATAGTCGCAAAACAGATGCTCTTGTCTTTTGATGCAGAAAATGCACGGATAAAATTAGAAGATTCTTGTGCGAGGGCAATAGACCTGATGAATGAAAGAATCAACACTCAGTCAACTGAAATTAATTCACGAGAGCTGATCCAATTCATCAGTACACTACTACCATACCTGCTCGACAAGAAAGCTATTATGGGGGTAAAAGAAGCTGAAGAAACGGCTCCCAAACGCCCTTCTGTTGTTCAGGCATTCTTAGATAACTTGAACAAAGCAAAAGATTTAAAGCCAGTTTGA
- a CDS encoding helix-turn-helix domain-containing protein, with translation MTENFTFDQLPRAVAILTKEVSELKQLLQQKREQQATPLEEQLLTVQEAADFLNLSVPTIYGKVSRGELPVMKRGKKLHFSSIDLWQYVKEGRIQTNAEFEAKAETSLATKRKGAR, from the coding sequence ATGACCGAAAATTTCACATTTGACCAATTGCCCAGAGCTGTGGCAATCCTAACAAAAGAAGTTAGCGAATTAAAACAGCTATTGCAACAAAAAAGAGAACAGCAAGCAACACCTCTAGAAGAACAACTTTTAACCGTTCAAGAAGCAGCCGATTTTCTTAATCTTTCAGTTCCCACAATCTATGGTAAAGTAAGTAGAGGTGAATTGCCCGTTATGAAGCGAGGCAAAAAACTTCATTTCTCCAGCATTGACTTATGGCAATACGTCAAAGAAGGAAGGATTCAAACTAACGCTGAATTTGAAGCCAAAGCCGAAACCTCTTTAGCAACTAAAAGGAAAGGAGCAAGGTAG
- a CDS encoding glutamine synthetase III, translating into MAQFRFKALEEVLNRRPDEVVREENLVSDYFGMLVFDQSKMKKYLSREAYKAVTDAVERGTTVDRKMADQVAQGMKAWAIENGATHYTHWFHPLTDGTAEKHDAFIVHGADGGVIESFSGQLLAQQEPDASSFPSGGIRQTFEARGYTAWDPTSPAFISETTLTIPTIFISYTGEALDYKTPLLRAINAVDKAATDVCQYFDKNVTRVQANLGWEQEYFLIDEALFMARPDLVLTGRTLMGHSSSKDQQLDDHYFSSIPTRVNKFMQDVENEAYKLGIPVKTRHNEVAPNQFELAPIYEEANLANDHNQLCMDIMQKIARRHKFRILFHEKPFAGINGSGKHNNWSLSTDTGVNLYSPGKNPKSNLQFLTYVINTLKAVYDNQDLLRASILTASNQHRLGANEAPPSIISVFLGSEVSTMLDLMEEAVVDRKMTPDEKTALKLNIGRIPEIILDNTDRNRTSPFAFTGNRFEFRAVGSMANNASALIVLNTAMADQLKKFKADVDALIDKGIKKDEAIFQVLKTLIIATKPIRFNGDGYSDDWVEEAEKRGLTNIDNVPDSLAAYLRPENKTLFERNGIFNEAEIDGRVEVEYEKFIMKVQIESRVLADIAINHIVPTAVQYQTMLLENVKNLKEVFPAEEFNSLAGGRLELIKEVGGHISAIKTLRKEMIAARAKANKVEDVIERSKEYDKEVRPFLDEIRDHIDRLELIVDNEKWPLPKYRELLFVR; encoded by the coding sequence ATGGCACAATTTAGATTTAAAGCACTTGAGGAAGTGCTTAACCGCCGGCCGGATGAAGTGGTAAGAGAAGAGAATCTGGTTTCGGATTATTTTGGTATGCTGGTTTTCGATCAGTCCAAAATGAAAAAATATTTATCGAGAGAAGCATATAAAGCAGTAACCGATGCGGTAGAGCGCGGCACAACTGTTGATCGGAAAATGGCTGATCAGGTGGCGCAGGGAATGAAAGCCTGGGCTATTGAAAACGGCGCAACACATTACACGCACTGGTTTCATCCTTTAACCGATGGTACTGCAGAAAAGCATGATGCTTTTATTGTGCACGGTGCCGATGGTGGCGTAATCGAATCGTTCTCGGGGCAACTTTTGGCACAACAAGAGCCCGATGCTTCGTCGTTTCCAAGTGGCGGAATTCGCCAAACTTTTGAGGCACGCGGTTATACCGCCTGGGATCCTACTTCGCCTGCTTTTATTAGCGAAACAACCTTAACTATTCCAACTATTTTTATTTCGTATACCGGCGAAGCGCTTGATTATAAAACGCCTTTGTTACGTGCTATAAATGCAGTTGATAAAGCAGCAACCGATGTGTGCCAGTATTTTGATAAAAATGTTACTCGTGTTCAAGCCAATCTGGGTTGGGAACAAGAATATTTTTTAATTGATGAAGCCCTGTTTATGGCTCGACCTGACCTGGTATTAACCGGAAGAACTTTGATGGGGCATTCTTCATCAAAAGACCAACAATTGGATGATCATTATTTTTCATCAATACCAACCCGGGTAAATAAGTTTATGCAGGATGTAGAGAATGAAGCATACAAACTTGGGATTCCGGTAAAAACACGTCATAACGAGGTGGCACCCAATCAGTTTGAACTGGCTCCGATTTACGAAGAGGCCAACCTGGCAAACGATCATAACCAGCTGTGTATGGATATTATGCAGAAAATTGCACGCCGGCATAAATTCCGTATTCTGTTCCACGAAAAACCTTTTGCAGGAATTAACGGATCGGGAAAACATAACAACTGGTCGCTGTCAACTGACACCGGAGTTAACTTGTACTCACCGGGTAAAAATCCAAAATCGAATTTGCAGTTTTTAACTTATGTAATTAATACCTTAAAAGCTGTATACGACAACCAGGATTTACTGCGTGCAAGCATTTTAACTGCCTCTAACCAGCACCGCCTGGGAGCCAATGAAGCACCGCCATCTATAATCTCGGTGTTTTTAGGGTCAGAAGTTTCAACAATGCTCGACCTGATGGAAGAAGCAGTGGTTGACCGAAAAATGACACCGGATGAGAAAACTGCATTAAAACTGAATATCGGCCGTATTCCTGAAATTATTCTTGACAATACTGATCGTAACCGTACATCTCCATTTGCCTTCACCGGAAACCGTTTCGAGTTCCGTGCGGTTGGTTCAATGGCTAACAATGCCTCTGCATTAATTGTGTTAAACACAGCCATGGCCGACCAGTTGAAAAAATTTAAAGCCGATGTTGATGCTTTAATTGACAAAGGAATTAAAAAGGATGAAGCCATTTTCCAGGTTCTGAAAACCCTTATTATTGCCACCAAACCTATTCGTTTTAACGGAGATGGGTATAGTGACGACTGGGTGGAGGAAGCCGAAAAACGCGGTTTGACTAACATTGACAATGTGCCCGATAGTTTAGCTGCCTACCTGCGCCCGGAGAATAAAACTTTGTTTGAAAGAAATGGAATTTTTAACGAAGCTGAAATAGACGGACGGGTTGAGGTTGAGTATGAAAAGTTCATCATGAAGGTTCAGATTGAATCACGTGTTCTGGCCGATATTGCCATTAATCATATTGTGCCAACGGCGGTTCAGTATCAAACTATGCTGCTTGAAAATGTGAAAAACCTGAAAGAGGTATTTCCGGCTGAAGAATTTAATTCGCTGGCAGGTGGCCGTTTAGAGCTTATTAAAGAAGTTGGCGGGCATATTTCGGCAATTAAAACATTACGTAAAGAGATGATTGCAGCACGTGCCAAAGCCAATAAGGTGGAAGATGTTATTGAGCGTTCGAAAGAATACGATAAGGAAGTGCGACCATTCCTTGATGAAATAAGAGACCACATTGACAGGCTCGAACTTATTGTTGACAACGAAAAATGGCCCTTGCCAAAATATCGCGAACTTTTATTTGTTCGCTAA
- a CDS encoding type I restriction endonuclease subunit R — MTTSQTNEQALEAAIEKALTGTCLEELKDTASEPKEYYRSGNGFYVGSTNDFNARYAIDEKRFWHFLETTQQEELAKLQRSADLKLKILERYDRMVKKYGLLRILKKGLEVEDAFFTLLYPSPLASSSQTAKDNFESNEFSVTRQIKYNLDNLREEIDLVIFVNGLPVSTIELKNPWTGQNAKVHGIKQYKYDRDTKQPLLNFGRCLVHFAVDTDEAFMTTKLAGAKTFFLPFNKGNNHGKGNPPNPFGHKTSYLWEEVFTRESLANIIQHFVRFDGKPNDALSKRTLFFPRYHQMDVVRKLLTHAGKNGVGHSYLIQHSAGSGKSNSITWAAYQLIETYPESDKTPRAKGIDTPLFDSVIVVTDRRLLDKQLRENIKEFSEVKNIVAPAFSSRELQTSLEQGKKIIITTIQKFPFIVDGIADLSDKNFAVIIDEAHSSQSGTAAGKMNQAMGTSNNGEEEEDVQDKILKAMQAQKMKGNASYFAFTATPKNNTLERFGVKQEDGTFKPFHLYSMKQAIEEGFILDVLANYTTYKSYYQIEKSIEDNPLFNTRKAQKKLRAYVERDKRTIATKAEVIMEHFIAKVVNSKKLKGKAKAMVVTQNIESAIRYYLTLKEILELRGNPFRIAIAFSGKKIVDGIEYTEDSVNNFPPHLDTAKPTDPGYISDKIARYFNMDDYRILVVANKFLTGFDQPKLCSMYVDKKLQGVMAVQALSRLNRSANSLGKRTEDLFILDFFNTSDDIKDAFDDFYTSTTLTSETDVNVLHELKSTMDDVGVYEWAEVEEFVLKYFDGVDAQELSPIIDIAANRFNQELELEDDDKADFKIKAKQFVKIYGQMASIMTYEVVVWEKLFWFLKFLVPKLKVKTKEDELIDDLLNSVDLSTYGLERTRVNQAIGLDASETQLDPQNPNPRGAHGGEEEIDPLDEIIRAFNDRFYSGWDETPEEARVKYISIAKNVMAHPDFEDKVANNADKQNSDIALKKIMDDIMLRRRKANVEEYKRYAKDEAYYQGIFDLMRRMIDNPEIMETK, encoded by the coding sequence ATGACAACATCGCAAACCAACGAACAAGCATTAGAAGCTGCAATAGAAAAAGCATTAACAGGAACTTGCCTTGAGGAGCTGAAAGACACTGCCAGTGAACCAAAGGAATATTACAGGTCGGGTAATGGTTTTTATGTAGGCAGTACTAACGATTTTAATGCAAGATATGCCATAGATGAAAAACGCTTCTGGCACTTTCTGGAAACAACCCAACAGGAAGAACTGGCGAAATTACAGCGCTCTGCCGATTTGAAGCTGAAGATATTGGAGCGTTACGACCGCATGGTGAAAAAATATGGTTTGTTGCGTATTCTTAAAAAGGGGTTGGAAGTTGAAGATGCGTTTTTTACCCTGCTATATCCTTCTCCATTAGCCAGTAGTAGTCAGACAGCAAAAGACAATTTCGAAAGCAACGAATTTAGTGTTACCCGTCAGATAAAATACAATCTGGATAATTTAAGGGAAGAAATTGATTTGGTGATCTTTGTAAACGGATTACCAGTTTCAACCATCGAATTAAAAAATCCATGGACGGGGCAGAATGCAAAAGTGCATGGCATAAAGCAATATAAATACGACCGTGATACAAAACAACCACTGCTAAATTTTGGTCGTTGCCTGGTACATTTTGCTGTTGATACCGATGAGGCATTTATGACCACCAAATTGGCTGGTGCAAAAACTTTCTTTCTTCCTTTTAATAAAGGTAATAACCATGGAAAAGGAAATCCTCCCAACCCATTCGGACACAAAACCAGCTACCTCTGGGAAGAAGTTTTTACGCGTGAAAGTTTAGCGAATATTATTCAGCATTTTGTTCGTTTCGATGGAAAACCAAATGATGCGTTAAGTAAACGAACATTATTTTTTCCTCGCTATCACCAAATGGATGTAGTGCGTAAGTTATTAACTCATGCAGGTAAAAATGGTGTAGGGCATAGCTACCTCATTCAGCATTCAGCAGGTTCTGGTAAATCCAACTCAATCACCTGGGCAGCTTATCAACTTATCGAAACCTATCCAGAAAGTGATAAAACACCCAGGGCAAAAGGTATAGACACTCCGTTATTCGACTCCGTTATTGTTGTAACCGACCGAAGGTTGCTTGATAAACAGTTACGGGAAAATATTAAGGAATTCTCGGAAGTTAAAAATATTGTTGCTCCTGCATTCTCGTCAAGAGAGTTACAAACCAGCCTGGAACAGGGCAAGAAAATCATTATTACAACTATCCAGAAATTCCCATTTATCGTTGATGGTATTGCCGATTTGTCGGACAAAAATTTTGCAGTAATTATTGACGAAGCCCACAGTTCGCAAAGTGGAACGGCAGCAGGGAAGATGAATCAGGCAATGGGCACTTCAAATAATGGAGAAGAAGAGGAAGACGTTCAGGATAAGATACTGAAAGCGATGCAGGCTCAGAAAATGAAAGGTAATGCATCGTATTTTGCATTTACTGCAACGCCGAAAAACAATACTCTGGAAAGATTTGGAGTCAAACAAGAGGATGGCACTTTCAAACCTTTCCATTTGTACTCGATGAAACAGGCCATTGAGGAAGGTTTTATTTTGGATGTCCTGGCAAATTATACGACCTACAAAAGTTATTATCAGATTGAAAAGTCGATAGAAGATAATCCGCTTTTTAATACGCGTAAAGCACAAAAGAAACTTCGTGCTTATGTGGAGAGAGATAAGCGAACTATTGCCACCAAAGCGGAGGTAATAATGGAGCATTTTATTGCCAAGGTTGTTAATAGTAAAAAGTTAAAGGGCAAAGCAAAAGCTATGGTGGTTACCCAAAATATTGAGTCTGCCATTCGTTATTACCTCACTTTAAAGGAAATTCTTGAGTTGAGAGGTAATCCATTTCGGATAGCCATCGCTTTTTCTGGTAAAAAGATAGTGGACGGAATAGAATATACAGAAGATAGCGTCAATAATTTTCCTCCACATTTGGATACCGCAAAACCGACAGATCCAGGTTACATCAGTGATAAGATTGCACGCTATTTTAACATGGATGATTACCGAATTTTGGTGGTTGCCAATAAGTTCCTCACTGGCTTTGACCAACCAAAATTATGCTCGATGTATGTGGATAAAAAACTTCAGGGTGTTATGGCTGTTCAGGCTCTTTCAAGACTAAATCGTTCGGCAAACAGTCTTGGTAAAAGAACTGAGGATTTGTTCATTCTTGATTTCTTCAATACCTCCGATGATATAAAAGATGCATTTGACGATTTTTATACATCAACAACCTTGACTAGTGAAACAGATGTAAATGTATTACATGAGTTAAAAAGCACTATGGATGATGTTGGTGTTTACGAATGGGCAGAGGTAGAAGAATTTGTTTTGAAATATTTTGATGGGGTGGATGCTCAAGAGCTCAGTCCGATTATTGATATTGCAGCCAATCGTTTTAACCAGGAGTTGGAACTGGAAGATGACGATAAAGCCGATTTTAAAATTAAGGCCAAGCAGTTCGTTAAAATTTACGGACAAATGGCTTCAATAATGACATATGAGGTAGTTGTTTGGGAAAAACTCTTCTGGTTTTTAAAGTTCCTGGTACCAAAACTGAAAGTTAAAACCAAGGAAGATGAATTAATTGATGATTTATTGAATTCAGTTGATTTATCAACTTATGGTTTGGAAAGAACCAGGGTAAATCAAGCAATCGGATTGGATGCTTCGGAAACACAACTTGATCCTCAAAATCCGAATCCTCGTGGTGCCCATGGAGGTGAAGAAGAAATTGATCCATTAGATGAAATCATCCGGGCATTTAATGATCGTTTTTATTCAGGATGGGATGAAACACCTGAAGAAGCCCGTGTGAAATATATTTCAATTGCAAAGAATGTAATGGCTCATCCCGACTTTGAAGATAAAGTTGCCAATAATGCAGATAAGCAAAACAGTGATATTGCCCTGAAAAAAATCATGGATGATATAATGCTTCGAAGACGTAAAGCCAATGTGGAGGAATATAAACGTTATGCAAAAGATGAAGCTTATTATCAGGGTATATTTGATTTGATGAGACGCATGATTGATAATCCAGAGATAATGGAAACGAAATAA
- a CDS encoding type II toxin-antitoxin system death-on-curing family toxin — translation MIIYIPYEQALEIHKRTVEKSGGGIDTTKNPGYLEATLDFMQSDDYYPEFIDKLTYLVYSVCCNHAFDDGNKRIAVVLGLQFLSLNGYLYCIQRYLYEMENISYHLAAGLIEKDLLQQILTSIIENEEDFSEELKFEIFTAISANNLPEDE, via the coding sequence ATGATAATCTACATTCCATACGAACAAGCTCTGGAAATTCACAAAAGAACGGTTGAGAAAAGTGGAGGAGGAATTGACACCACAAAAAATCCCGGCTATTTAGAGGCGACGCTGGATTTTATGCAAAGCGATGATTATTACCCTGAGTTTATCGATAAACTTACCTACCTGGTTTATTCTGTTTGCTGCAATCATGCTTTCGACGATGGTAATAAAAGAATAGCAGTTGTTTTGGGCTTACAATTTCTATCCTTAAATGGCTACTTATATTGTATACAACGCTATTTGTACGAAATGGAAAATATTAGCTACCACCTGGCAGCCGGACTAATTGAAAAAGATTTATTACAACAAATACTAACCTCAATTATTGAAAACGAAGAGGATTTTTCGGAAGAACTAAAATTCGAGATATTTACTGCCATATCCGCAAACAACCTTCCAGAAGACGAATAA